DNA sequence from the Polyangia bacterium genome:
CGTCACCAGACCGGCGCTGGCCGGCAGCGACAGCGTGGCCACCTTCACCACCGTCACCACCGTGTTCGCTTGCAACGGCAGCGGCAGTTCGTAGACGGGCGCCGAGACGTTGGCTTCTTTCAGCACGATGAACACGCGGCCGGTCTGCGGGTCCACCAGCAAAGATTCGGCGTTGTGTGGGCCGTCGGGATAGACGAACGGAAACATTTCGTAGGTGACGTTGATGCTGCCACCAGCGGTGGGCAACGTGTCGGGCTCGGCCACGCGGTAGATGGCGTACTGCTTGCGGTTGACGTCGTTGTCGCCGGTGTCGCTGAGGTACACGCACGATCCGACCGGACACGGCCCCATGGCGATGTCTTCCCAGTCGGTGTTTGTCGCGCCGGGGAGATCCAGCTCGGCGCTGATCTGGGCGGCTTGATTCAGGGCAAAGAACCGCGCCGTGTCGCCCGAGTCATTGTGCGCATAGAGGATGCCGGGGTGGACGCGGCTGGCCGCCAGGCCGGACAGCTCATGCAGCGTCGGCGAGATCAGACCCAGCGCAGTCGGCGCGGCGTAAGCGGCGCAGTGCTGACAGACGGGCGGGCCGATGTCAACGCCCACCACGTCCGGCGGCGTCCACGCGTCGTCGGCGGTCCCGTCATCGCCGGCATCGGCGATATCGGCGGTCGTCTGCCCGTCGATCGGATCAGGCTCCTCCGCCGCGGCGTCAGGCGGGTCGTCGCTGATCGGCACATCGGGGGTGCCGCCGTCGGCCCGGGCGTCGACCTTGTAGCCTCCGGTTCCACCCGTGACCACCTGCAGGCCACCCTCGTCGATCTCGCAGGCGACGGTGGCCAAAGCCAGATAAATGGCCAGCACCGGCCATGTTCTTCGCGACCGCAGCGCCGGTGCTCTCATGCGTCTCACGCGTCTCGACACTTTCGCGGACAAACCTGAGCCGTCTTGACGCGTTTCAGTAGCACGGTCGGCTGTAAGAGCGTAAACGGTTTGTGAACCGATTGATAGTTCTTCGGCGGCGCCAATCAGCGGACGAAACGGCCGCGGTCGCCGTCAGCGCCGGTCGCCCAGGAAGCCCGGATGCGGGTACAGCGGCGGCTTGCGGAAGCGGCCGGTTTGCCGGCGAATGTCGACGTCGTCGAACAACAGCGACGGCGTGACGATCGCCGACGGAATGCCGCTGAAGCCGCTGCCGCCGTCGATGTAGTCGTAAACCAGCGGCTCACGCCCGACCGCGACGATGTCCTTCAGCGCGCGCGGCAAAAGGTTCTCCAGCGTGAGGCCGCGTACCAGCGTCTCCTTGCCGTTGTGAACCCGATAGACAACCAGCGGCCGCACCGGCGGCGGTCCGTGGCTGCCGCCCAGACCAAACGAGAACAGCAGCGTCAGATCGTCGTTGTCGCCGCCCAGCCCCGGCACGTTGGGATCTTCCAGCAGGCGCACCACATACGGTGTCACGCCGCCGCCCTTGGCGATCTTATCAAGCTGGCCAATCAGCGCCGCCCGCGGCAGCCCGCCCTTGCCGCTCACGATCAGGTTGCCGAGGTGCGCGCGCGGCGAGGTGAAGCGCGAACCGCGGGCGTGGCCATTAGAGTGCGGGAGCTCCTGACGCGGCGTCCGCGACATCAACAGCGAGCGCAAAATTCCTGCCTCGACCAGCGACACCCGCCGGGCCGGCACGCCCTCGTCGTCAGCGCGATAGGCGCCGAACAGCGGCTGCTTGCCAGGGCCTTCCTCCAGCAACGGATCGTCGACCGCGGATAGCAGGGGCGAGGCCACCTTCTGACCCAGCTTGTTGGCCAGCTCGCTTTGTTCGTTGCGCTCTTCGCTGCCGGCGGCGGCGGTCTTGGGCGGCGGCGTGCCGGCCAGGTTGTCGCCCAGCAAAAGCTTGATGATCTGAGCCGCCGCCGGACCTTCGAACAACACCGGGCCCGAACCGCTGGCCGCCACCGGCGCCGAGCGCATCGCCGTCAGCTCGGTGGCCATCGCCCGCACCGCTTTTTCCATCTCGGGCAGCGGCGGCAGGCCAGCGACGGTGAGGGCGTTGAAGGGCACAAAGCTGTGCAGCTTCATCCCGTCGTCGGCCTGGGCCTCAGCGGTCACCTCGACCCGCACGGTGCGCTGGTGGTCGTCGATGAACGTGCCGTCGCTGGCCGCCATGCGCCGGCGGATCAGCGCCGCCGTGGCCGTCACGTGCGAGCCCACCACCAAAGGAAATTCGCGGAACACCGCCGACAACCGCTCGGTAAGGCGGCGCAACGACTCGACGTCGGCGTCGACGGTGGCGAGCGGCAGCGTGACGTGGGCGGGCGGCTCGGCGGAAAAATCGCCCAGAGCGGCGTCTCCTTCCGCGCTGGCCTGGCTGGCCGCCGCCGCCCGCTTGCGCGCCAGCACCTCCAGCGCCGCCTTGTACGCCTCGTCGGTGCGCAACCACAGCTCGCGCCGCAAGGCCGCGTAGTCGTCTTCGATGGGCAACCCGGCAAAGCGGCCACCGCTGCCTTCAAAGTTGCTGTTGTCGAAGGTCGGATCGCCGACGCGCAGGTCGGTGCGCAGCACGCGGGCCACCGAGCGATTGGCCGCCGTCGGGGCGCCGAAGGTGGCGGCGGCGACCAGCTGATCGACGTCGCTGATGGTGTAGGCGAGATAGTACGGCCGCGGCTCGTCGCCCAGGCGCAGCTCGGACATCGATCGGGTCAGTTCGTCTTGCAGGGCTTTGCGCACGCTGGCGTCGTTG
Encoded proteins:
- a CDS encoding metallopeptidase TldD-related protein; translation: MTGRIRSVASLIVAIAALLSLGFGVRVDIEADPRVSTNDASVRKALQDELTRSMSELRLGDEPRPYYLAYTISDVDQLVAAATFGAPTAANRSVARVLRTDLRVGDPTFDNSNFEGSGGRFAGLPIEDDYAALRRELWLRTDEAYKAALEVLARKRAAAASQASAEGDAALGDFSAEPPAHVTLPLATVDADVESLRRLTERLSAVFREFPLVVGSHVTATAALIRRRMAASDGTFIDDHQRTVRVEVTAEAQADDGMKLHSFVPFNALTVAGLPPLPEMEKAVRAMATELTAMRSAPVAASGSGPVLFEGPAAAQIIKLLLGDNLAGTPPPKTAAAGSEERNEQSELANKLGQKVASPLLSAVDDPLLEEGPGKQPLFGAYRADDEGVPARRVSLVEAGILRSLLMSRTPRQELPHSNGHARGSRFTSPRAHLGNLIVSGKGGLPRAALIGQLDKIAKGGGVTPYVVRLLEDPNVPGLGGDNDDLTLLFSFGLGGSHGPPPVRPLVVYRVHNGKETLVRGLTLENLLPRALKDIVAVGREPLVYDYIDGGSGFSGIPSAIVTPSLLFDDVDIRRQTGRFRKPPLYPHPGFLGDRR